The following proteins are encoded in a genomic region of Arachis ipaensis cultivar K30076 chromosome B02, Araip1.1, whole genome shotgun sequence:
- the LOC107626153 gene encoding putative disease resistance RPP13-like protein 1 isoform X2, translated as MHEENGDVACDGYHKYKEDVKLMVETGLEAYRFSISWSRLIPNGRGPINPKALEFYNNLINELISNGIQPHVTLNNFDFPQALEDEYGGWISPQMISDFTNYADVCFREFGDRVLYWITVNEPNMIALGGYDQAIVPPQHCSPPFCVNKSIRGNSTTEPYLVVHHILLAHSSAVRLYRTKYKDKQHGFVGITIYIFGLFPHTNTEKDRTATERYRDFTVGWIMEPLLHGDYPISMRETAGARIPSFTNRESEQVKGSCDFIGLIHYTNANITDNSEALKNNLRDYTADIAAKLISGLNPFSNEEYPVAPWGLQEELNKFKLRYGNLPIFIYENGQRTPSNASLQDESRVKYLHGYIGATLDALRLSDPEIINMMRGKKVDQKLLQRLENILNVVEAVLNDAEKKQITDPAVKRWLENLQDAVYDADDLLDEVTTKAATQKDPPGNFLSRFLNLQDREMVTRIEEIIARLEDIAKHKDILRLEKIAPKNMSGRIPSTSLVKKSDIFVGREKERDTIVKLLLDDSNNGELSVIPIVGMGGIGKTTLAKLVYNDEKVQQKFHVKAWVCVGEEFDVLMVTKAVIEKTCSPCNSNDLDTVQNHLKNALVGKNFLVVLDDVWSSNREGWESFLIPFECGSEGGKILVTSRLDTVASMVKTKHNEAHNLSLLDEEECWLVFANRAWDPAESQGCSALVEIGRKIVEKCKGLPLAAQTLGGLLRGEDSEKVWNDVLNSEIWEFSEEKCGVLPALWISYYHLPSYLKRCFVYCSLYPKDFEFDRHNLMLLWMAEGLLQLPKSGSTLEEVGYGYFDDLVLRSFFQHANSNENSFVMHDLMHDLATFYGGKFFSRAFGLKNAAKHDAKTRHLSYDLIDEDSIPKIWEACCSLKHARTLLKTSLSAYETFPDERIDSSHLLEQLKCLRVLSFKFFCYEGDLLHDSIGELIHLRYLDLSGQPVMMLPESLSNLYNLQTLKLRDCSNLKKLPINVQDLVNLRHLDVHGTDLEDMPKGMNKLKDLQFLSDYVVGKNEENGIGELGELANLHGTFYIQKLENVISSVAASDARMDEKIHLNDLSLKWSSGEDSDIDDSQVEKDVLDKLRPHKGLKKLKIEGFRGTMLPDWVAHSFYNNMTFLELRGCKNCWMVPSLGQLPSLMELRLDGFDMVKIIGAEFYKSDRTHHHHHQQTPFRSLKYLFISHMRWWEAWESLECDDAPFPQLKQLSIWECPKLRGDLPAFLPSLKSLYIEDCEQLGCYLPRASIIRELRIYGKQEARMQDLPLSLQQLSIEGNQLVESVFEAMTRTQPTSITGLWISNCSSAISFPGNSLPSSLKELGIMNCKNMEFPMQQQHHHESLVKLTIENSCVSLTSMVLEAFPNLTSITIKRCENLRSLEVVPQSQSLEILSIEGCPKMENIAGERLPASLRFLFIRECPLLGESIKRKDLCIWPTISHLNHICVDGRQIS; from the exons ATGCATGAAGAAAATGGAGATGTAGCCTGTGATGGATACCACAAATATAAG GAAGATGTGAAGCTGATGGTGGAAACAGGCCTTGAAGCCTATAGATTCTCCATTTCTTGGTCAAGATTGATTCCAA ATGGTAGAGGACCTATCAATCCCAAGGCATTAGAGTTCTACAACAATCTTATCAATGAATTGATCAGCAATG GAATCCAACCACATGTGACACTAAACAACTTTGATTTTCCACAGGCACTTGAAGATGAATATGGAGGATGGATTAGTCCTCAAATGAT AAGCGACTTCACAAATTATGCAGATGTGTGTTTTAGAGAGTTTGGTGATAGAGTATTGTATTGGATCACTGTGAATGAGCCAAATATGATTGCTCTAGGTGGTTATGATCAAGCAATCGTACCACCTCAGCATTGTTCTCCTCCATTTTGTGTTAACAAAAGCATCAGGGGAAACTCAACAACTGAGCCTTACTTGGTAGTTCATCACATTTTGTTAGCACATTCTTCAGCTGTAAGATTGTATAGGACAAAATATAAG GACAAACAACATGGATTTGTTGGTATCACTATCTACATATTTGGGCTTTTCCCTCATACAAATACAGAAAAAGACAGAACAGCAACTGAAAGATATCGAGATTTTACTGTTGGTTG GATTATGGAGCCATTGTTGCATGGAGACTATCCCATTTCCATGAGAGAAACTGCTGGTGCAAGAATTCCATCCTTCACGAATCGCGAATCTGAACAGGTTAAGGGTTCATGTGATTTCATAGGTTTAATTCACTACACCAATGCTAATATCACAGATAATAGTGAAGCACTGAAGAACAATCTGAGAGATTACACAGCAGATATAGCTGCAAAACTAATCT CTGGACTGAATCCATTTTCAAATGAAGAG TACCCCGTCGCACCGTGGGGTTTACAGGAAGAATTGAATAAATTCAAGCTCCGCTATGGCAATCTTCCTATATTCATATATGAAAATG GTCAAAGAACACCAAGCAATGCATCATTACAAGATGAGTCAAGGGTCAAATACTTGCATGGATATATTGGTGCCACACTTGATGCCTTGAG GCTGTCTGATCCTGAGATCATCAACATGATGCGAGGAAAGAAGGTTGACCAGAAGCTGCTTCAAAGGCTGGAGAACATTCTGAATGTGGTTGAAGCTGTGCTGAATGATGCTGAGAAGAAACAGATCACTGACCCTGCTGTCAAGAGGTGGCTTGAAAATCTCCAAGATGCTGTCTATGATGCTGATGACTTGCTGGATGAAGTCACCACCAAAGCTGCCACCCAGAAGGATCCACCAGGTAACTTCCTATCTCGCTTTCTGAATTTGCAAGATAGGGAGATGGTTACTAGGATTGAAGAAATCATTGCTAGACTAGAAGATATTGCAAAACACAAAGATATCCTTCGTCTAGAAAAgattgcacccaagaacatgtcCGGGAGGATTCCATCAACCTCTTTGGTTAAAAAATCTGATATATTTGTTGGCAGGGAAAAAGAGAGGGATACCATAGTGAAATTGTTGTTAGATGATAGTAACAATGGTGAACTGTCTGTGATTCCCATCGTGGGCATGGGTGGGATAGGAAAAACTACCTTGGCTAAATTGGTTTATAATGATGAAAAAGTGCAGCAAAAATTtcatgtcaaggcttgggtttgTGTTGGGgaggaatttgatgttcttatgGTGACAAAGGCCGTGATAGAGAAAACTTGTAGTCCTTGTAACTCAAATGATTTAGATACAGTTCAAAATCATTTGAAGAATGCGCTAGTGGGGAAGAACTTCTTGGTTGTTCTGGATGATGTATGGAGTAGTAATCGTGAGGGTTGGGAAAGTTTTCTAATTccttttgaatgtggaagtgaaGGTGGGAAGATTCTTGTGACAAGCCGTCTTGATACAGTTGCTTCTATGGTGAAAACTAAACATAATGAAGCTCACAATTTGAGTCTGTTGGATGAAGAAGAATGCTGGTTAGTGTTTGCAAATCGTGCATGGGATCCTGCTGAGTCCCAAGGCTGTTCAGCTTTAGTAGAAATTGGTAGAAAAATTGTAGAAAAATGTAAAGGATTACCTTTGGCAGCTCAAACCCTTGGAGGGTTATTGCGAGGGGAAGATAGTGAAAAGGTTTGGAATGATGTTTTAAATAGTGAAATTTGGGAATTTTCTGAGGAGAAATGCGGGGTTCTTCCAGCATTGTGGATTAGTTATTACCACCTTCCTTCATATTTAAAACGTTGTTTTGTTTATTGTTCTTTGTATCCGAAGGACTTTGAATTTGATAGACATAATTTGATGCTATTGTGGATGGCAGAGGGTCTTTTGCAGCTACCAAAAAGTGGAAGCACTTTAGAAGAAGTTGGTTATGGATATTTTGATGATTTGGTTTTGAGATCCTTTTTTCAACATGCTAACTCTaatgagaattcatttgtgatgcatgatctcatgcatGATTTAGCAACATTCTATGGTGGAAAGTTCTTTTCTAGAGCCTTCGGACTCAAGAATGCGGCcaaacatgatgccaaaactcGTCATTTGTCATATGATCTCATCGACGAGGATTCAATCCCAAAGATATGGGAAGCATGTTGTAGTTTAAAACATGCAAGGACATTGTTGAAAACCAGTTTGAGTGCATATGAAACATTCCCAGATGAAAGAATTGATTCTAGTCACTTACTAGAGCAATTAAAGTGCTTGCGagttttgtcatttaaattcttttgtTATGAGGGAGACTTGTTGCATGATTCAATTGGTGAATTGATCCATTTGCGTTATTTGGATCTCTCTGGCCAACCTGTCATGATGTTGCCTGAATCATTGAGTAATTTGTACAATTTACAAACGTTGAAGTTGAGAGATTGCAGTAACCTTAAAAAACTTCCCATCAACGTGCAAGATCTTGTAAATTTGCGCCATCTTGATGTTCATGGCACTGATTTGGAAGATATGCCAAAGGGGATGAACAAGTTAAAAGATTTGCAGTTTTTAAGTGACTATGTTGTGGGGAAGAATGAAGAGAATGGGATTGGAGAATTGGGAGAGCTAGCAAATCTTCATGGGACATTTTATATCCAGAAATTAGAGAATGTAATCAGTAGTGTTGCAGCCTCGGATGCAAGGATGGATGAGAAGATTCACCTCAATGATTTATCTTTGAAGTGGTCATCAGGTGAAGATAGTGATATTGATGATTCCCAAGTTGAAAAGGATGTACTTGACAAATTAAGGCCTCACAAAGGCCTAAAAAAGCTAAAGATCGAGGGGTTCAGGGGTACGATGCTTCCGGATTGGGTAGCGCACTCTTTCTACAACAACATGACTTTCTTGGAGCTGAGGGGATGCAAGAATTGTTGGATGGTTCCTTCTCTTGGACAGTTACCCTCTCTAATGGAATTGAGGCTTGATGGATTTGATATGGTGAAGATCATTGGTGCTGAGTTTTATAAGAGTGACAgaactcatcatcatcatcatcagcagACACCCTTTAGATCCCTTAAATATCTGTTTATTTCTCATATGCGTTGGTGGGAGGCATGGGAGTCATTAGAATGTGATGATGCACCATTTCCTCAACTTAAGCAACTTAGCATATGGGAGTGTCCTAAGTTAAGAGGTGATTTGCCTGCTTTCCTTCCGTCTTTGAAATCACTATACATTGAAGATTGTGAGCAGCTTGGTTGTTATCTGCCAAGAGCTTCCATCATAAGGGAACTAAGAATATATGGCAAACAGGAAGCAAGAATGCAGGACCTACCACTTTCACTGCAACAACTATCAATTGAAGGAAACCAGCTTGTGGAGTCTGTTTTTGAGGCCATGACCCGCACCCAACCAACCTCTATCACAGGGTTATGGATCTCAAACTGCTCATCAGCCATATCATTTCCAGGGAATTCTTTGCCTTCTTCATTGAAAGAGCTGGGGATCATGAATTGCAAGAATATGGAGTTCCCAATGCAACAACAGCATCATCATGAGTCACTAGTTAAATTAACAATAGAAAACAGTTGTGTTTCACTTACATCCATGGTGTTGGAAGCTTTCCCGAATCTGACATCTATCACAATCAAAAGATGTGAAAATTTGAGATCTCTTGAGGTGGTGCCACAGTCACAGTCCCTCGAAATATTATCAATTGAAGGCTGCCCTAAGATGGAGAACATAGCAGGGGAAAGGCTTCCTGCCTCTTTAAGGTTTCTCTTCATCCGTGAATGTCCACTGTTGGGTGAAAGCATAAAGAGGAAGGACCTCTGCATTTGGCCTACTATTTCCCACCTCAACCACATTTGCGTTGATGGGAGACAGATTTCATGA
- the LOC107626153 gene encoding putative disease resistance RPP13-like protein 1 isoform X3 — translation MIALGGYDQAIVPPQHCSPPFCVNKSIRGNSTTEPYLVVHHILLAHSSAVRLYRTKYKDKQHGFVGITIYIFGLFPHTNTEKDRTATERYRDFTVGWIMEPLLHGDYPISMRETAGARIPSFTNRESEQVKGSCDFIGLIHYTNANITDNSEALKNNLRDYTADIAAKLISGLNPFSNEEYPVAPWGLQEELNKFKLRYGNLPIFIYENGQRTPSNASLQDESRVKYLHGYIGATLDALRLSDPEIINMMRGKKVDQKLLQRLENILNVVEAVLNDAEKKQITDPAVKRWLENLQDAVYDADDLLDEVTTKAATQKDPPGNFLSRFLNLQDREMVTRIEEIIARLEDIAKHKDILRLEKIAPKNMSGRIPSTSLVKKSDIFVGREKERDTIVKLLLDDSNNGELSVIPIVGMGGIGKTTLAKLVYNDEKVQQKFHVKAWVCVGEEFDVLMVTKAVIEKTCSPCNSNDLDTVQNHLKNALVGKNFLVVLDDVWSSNREGWESFLIPFECGSEGGKILVTSRLDTVASMVKTKHNEAHNLSLLDEEECWLVFANRAWDPAESQGCSALVEIGRKIVEKCKGLPLAAQTLGGLLRGEDSEKVWNDVLNSEIWEFSEEKCGVLPALWISYYHLPSYLKRCFVYCSLYPKDFEFDRHNLMLLWMAEGLLQLPKSGSTLEEVGYGYFDDLVLRSFFQHANSNENSFVMHDLMHDLATFYGGKFFSRAFGLKNAAKHDAKTRHLSYDLIDEDSIPKIWEACCSLKHARTLLKTSLSAYETFPDERIDSSHLLEQLKCLRVLSFKFFCYEGDLLHDSIGELIHLRYLDLSGQPVMMLPESLSNLYNLQTLKLRDCSNLKKLPINVQDLVNLRHLDVHGTDLEDMPKGMNKLKDLQFLSDYVVGKNEENGIGELGELANLHGTFYIQKLENVISSVAASDARMDEKIHLNDLSLKWSSGEDSDIDDSQVEKDVLDKLRPHKGLKKLKIEGFRGTMLPDWVAHSFYNNMTFLELRGCKNCWMVPSLGQLPSLMELRLDGFDMVKIIGAEFYKSDRTHHHHHQQTPFRSLKYLFISHMRWWEAWESLECDDAPFPQLKQLSIWECPKLRGDLPAFLPSLKSLYIEDCEQLGCYLPRASIIRELRIYGKQEARMQDLPLSLQQLSIEGNQLVESVFEAMTRTQPTSITGLWISNCSSAISFPGNSLPSSLKELGIMNCKNMEFPMQQQHHHESLVKLTIENSCVSLTSMVLEAFPNLTSITIKRCENLRSLEVVPQSQSLEILSIEGCPKMENIAGERLPASLRFLFIRECPLLGESIKRKDLCIWPTISHLNHICVDGRQIS, via the exons ATGATTGCTCTAGGTGGTTATGATCAAGCAATCGTACCACCTCAGCATTGTTCTCCTCCATTTTGTGTTAACAAAAGCATCAGGGGAAACTCAACAACTGAGCCTTACTTGGTAGTTCATCACATTTTGTTAGCACATTCTTCAGCTGTAAGATTGTATAGGACAAAATATAAG GACAAACAACATGGATTTGTTGGTATCACTATCTACATATTTGGGCTTTTCCCTCATACAAATACAGAAAAAGACAGAACAGCAACTGAAAGATATCGAGATTTTACTGTTGGTTG GATTATGGAGCCATTGTTGCATGGAGACTATCCCATTTCCATGAGAGAAACTGCTGGTGCAAGAATTCCATCCTTCACGAATCGCGAATCTGAACAGGTTAAGGGTTCATGTGATTTCATAGGTTTAATTCACTACACCAATGCTAATATCACAGATAATAGTGAAGCACTGAAGAACAATCTGAGAGATTACACAGCAGATATAGCTGCAAAACTAATCT CTGGACTGAATCCATTTTCAAATGAAGAG TACCCCGTCGCACCGTGGGGTTTACAGGAAGAATTGAATAAATTCAAGCTCCGCTATGGCAATCTTCCTATATTCATATATGAAAATG GTCAAAGAACACCAAGCAATGCATCATTACAAGATGAGTCAAGGGTCAAATACTTGCATGGATATATTGGTGCCACACTTGATGCCTTGAG GCTGTCTGATCCTGAGATCATCAACATGATGCGAGGAAAGAAGGTTGACCAGAAGCTGCTTCAAAGGCTGGAGAACATTCTGAATGTGGTTGAAGCTGTGCTGAATGATGCTGAGAAGAAACAGATCACTGACCCTGCTGTCAAGAGGTGGCTTGAAAATCTCCAAGATGCTGTCTATGATGCTGATGACTTGCTGGATGAAGTCACCACCAAAGCTGCCACCCAGAAGGATCCACCAGGTAACTTCCTATCTCGCTTTCTGAATTTGCAAGATAGGGAGATGGTTACTAGGATTGAAGAAATCATTGCTAGACTAGAAGATATTGCAAAACACAAAGATATCCTTCGTCTAGAAAAgattgcacccaagaacatgtcCGGGAGGATTCCATCAACCTCTTTGGTTAAAAAATCTGATATATTTGTTGGCAGGGAAAAAGAGAGGGATACCATAGTGAAATTGTTGTTAGATGATAGTAACAATGGTGAACTGTCTGTGATTCCCATCGTGGGCATGGGTGGGATAGGAAAAACTACCTTGGCTAAATTGGTTTATAATGATGAAAAAGTGCAGCAAAAATTtcatgtcaaggcttgggtttgTGTTGGGgaggaatttgatgttcttatgGTGACAAAGGCCGTGATAGAGAAAACTTGTAGTCCTTGTAACTCAAATGATTTAGATACAGTTCAAAATCATTTGAAGAATGCGCTAGTGGGGAAGAACTTCTTGGTTGTTCTGGATGATGTATGGAGTAGTAATCGTGAGGGTTGGGAAAGTTTTCTAATTccttttgaatgtggaagtgaaGGTGGGAAGATTCTTGTGACAAGCCGTCTTGATACAGTTGCTTCTATGGTGAAAACTAAACATAATGAAGCTCACAATTTGAGTCTGTTGGATGAAGAAGAATGCTGGTTAGTGTTTGCAAATCGTGCATGGGATCCTGCTGAGTCCCAAGGCTGTTCAGCTTTAGTAGAAATTGGTAGAAAAATTGTAGAAAAATGTAAAGGATTACCTTTGGCAGCTCAAACCCTTGGAGGGTTATTGCGAGGGGAAGATAGTGAAAAGGTTTGGAATGATGTTTTAAATAGTGAAATTTGGGAATTTTCTGAGGAGAAATGCGGGGTTCTTCCAGCATTGTGGATTAGTTATTACCACCTTCCTTCATATTTAAAACGTTGTTTTGTTTATTGTTCTTTGTATCCGAAGGACTTTGAATTTGATAGACATAATTTGATGCTATTGTGGATGGCAGAGGGTCTTTTGCAGCTACCAAAAAGTGGAAGCACTTTAGAAGAAGTTGGTTATGGATATTTTGATGATTTGGTTTTGAGATCCTTTTTTCAACATGCTAACTCTaatgagaattcatttgtgatgcatgatctcatgcatGATTTAGCAACATTCTATGGTGGAAAGTTCTTTTCTAGAGCCTTCGGACTCAAGAATGCGGCcaaacatgatgccaaaactcGTCATTTGTCATATGATCTCATCGACGAGGATTCAATCCCAAAGATATGGGAAGCATGTTGTAGTTTAAAACATGCAAGGACATTGTTGAAAACCAGTTTGAGTGCATATGAAACATTCCCAGATGAAAGAATTGATTCTAGTCACTTACTAGAGCAATTAAAGTGCTTGCGagttttgtcatttaaattcttttgtTATGAGGGAGACTTGTTGCATGATTCAATTGGTGAATTGATCCATTTGCGTTATTTGGATCTCTCTGGCCAACCTGTCATGATGTTGCCTGAATCATTGAGTAATTTGTACAATTTACAAACGTTGAAGTTGAGAGATTGCAGTAACCTTAAAAAACTTCCCATCAACGTGCAAGATCTTGTAAATTTGCGCCATCTTGATGTTCATGGCACTGATTTGGAAGATATGCCAAAGGGGATGAACAAGTTAAAAGATTTGCAGTTTTTAAGTGACTATGTTGTGGGGAAGAATGAAGAGAATGGGATTGGAGAATTGGGAGAGCTAGCAAATCTTCATGGGACATTTTATATCCAGAAATTAGAGAATGTAATCAGTAGTGTTGCAGCCTCGGATGCAAGGATGGATGAGAAGATTCACCTCAATGATTTATCTTTGAAGTGGTCATCAGGTGAAGATAGTGATATTGATGATTCCCAAGTTGAAAAGGATGTACTTGACAAATTAAGGCCTCACAAAGGCCTAAAAAAGCTAAAGATCGAGGGGTTCAGGGGTACGATGCTTCCGGATTGGGTAGCGCACTCTTTCTACAACAACATGACTTTCTTGGAGCTGAGGGGATGCAAGAATTGTTGGATGGTTCCTTCTCTTGGACAGTTACCCTCTCTAATGGAATTGAGGCTTGATGGATTTGATATGGTGAAGATCATTGGTGCTGAGTTTTATAAGAGTGACAgaactcatcatcatcatcatcagcagACACCCTTTAGATCCCTTAAATATCTGTTTATTTCTCATATGCGTTGGTGGGAGGCATGGGAGTCATTAGAATGTGATGATGCACCATTTCCTCAACTTAAGCAACTTAGCATATGGGAGTGTCCTAAGTTAAGAGGTGATTTGCCTGCTTTCCTTCCGTCTTTGAAATCACTATACATTGAAGATTGTGAGCAGCTTGGTTGTTATCTGCCAAGAGCTTCCATCATAAGGGAACTAAGAATATATGGCAAACAGGAAGCAAGAATGCAGGACCTACCACTTTCACTGCAACAACTATCAATTGAAGGAAACCAGCTTGTGGAGTCTGTTTTTGAGGCCATGACCCGCACCCAACCAACCTCTATCACAGGGTTATGGATCTCAAACTGCTCATCAGCCATATCATTTCCAGGGAATTCTTTGCCTTCTTCATTGAAAGAGCTGGGGATCATGAATTGCAAGAATATGGAGTTCCCAATGCAACAACAGCATCATCATGAGTCACTAGTTAAATTAACAATAGAAAACAGTTGTGTTTCACTTACATCCATGGTGTTGGAAGCTTTCCCGAATCTGACATCTATCACAATCAAAAGATGTGAAAATTTGAGATCTCTTGAGGTGGTGCCACAGTCACAGTCCCTCGAAATATTATCAATTGAAGGCTGCCCTAAGATGGAGAACATAGCAGGGGAAAGGCTTCCTGCCTCTTTAAGGTTTCTCTTCATCCGTGAATGTCCACTGTTGGGTGAAAGCATAAAGAGGAAGGACCTCTGCATTTGGCCTACTATTTCCCACCTCAACCACATTTGCGTTGATGGGAGACAGATTTCATGA